The DNA region gggtGGCTCGTGACCAGGCCACCTTTGTTCCCTCTATTGGGGTGGTTGCCTCTACATGCAgggacggagggaggggggttGTGATATAGGCCATGCCACAATAGCCCTACATACCTGTCCTTGCTTACAAAATTCTGGATCAGAAAACCAAGTCTCATCAACAACCACATCAGGAGTTCGAGGTCTTCCATTGTATGCAACTGCAGCTATAGAAGATGTCAAAACTACCCGCTTAACAGATGGAGCTTTTGCACACGAATTAAGGACATTAAGTGTTCCCTTCACTGCAGGATCAAGTAGCTCGGCCTGAACGGTTAGGGAAAAGTTAAGCCATAATCATTAGGGGGGGAAAAAAGCAGCAATGACTACCattagaaaaggaaagaaagtcaTTTGCTtgtttataaacaaaatttagtaTAATTTTATAGTATCACATTCAAAAAATGCTTGACTATATTAACATCATTGTTCTTTAGTAGGAAATTGGCGTTCTTAACTAGGAAACAAAATCCCAGGCAACATTTTGATAGTGCTTATTGAATGAAACAAGAACAGCAAGCCGAGAGAAATAGCAAGACTATTGACATTATAAAAGTAGAAATGTGAAACAAGCAGTTACATGAGCTATGCTTCATATGGTTAAGACAGGCAGTTACACAAGCTATGTTTCACATGACTGTGACTAGTATTACATTACTTAAacttttctccattctaatctgTAGCTGGACATCCATGTAGTTCATGGGACTAGAGGGTCTTAAGGCATAGGAGTCTGTTCTTTCCAGTCCAATTCATTATTTACATCTTTATACAGTTTTTGCACAAAGAAGAAACAAACGTATTTGGCACTGCAATCCTATCCTACAGAACTTCGTTCACCCATCTCCAATGTGATCACAAAATCACCATATTTATGATTGCTACAGGAACCATGTCTATGATCTATCAAAAGTACATCCTTTGCTATTTAAAGTGATTCATGAATTATGCCTCCACCTCTCAAAAGTTCTGGTTTGGGCTATATTCCGACTTTGGTACATTTCTCTAGCAAAAGACCTAAAGGCAGCATTGACAACATGAACTGGTGGTAAAAGAAGGGGGggaaaacatgttaaaaaaactCATAGACTGGAAGTTTTGAAGGGGGAACATCACATTTTGAAAGCCTACTAAATATTTCCGACCCATTGCCCTTATCCATGTGTCTTTGAAAGAGTAATTAGAGGCTCAAGTAAAACTATTATACATACGAAGTATATTCTGTCAGACAGCACAAATCTTAGaaagaaattagaatatgttataGCACAACATGCCTTATATACACCTTGTAGTAGAGCAAttaagaaaaacttaaaaaaacacttcataAGAAATGGTGACATAACAACTTTAATGCAATAATAGTTGAGATAAAGAACTAAAAAAGCAAATGGcttgagtttttttaaaaataaaaaaataaaaaatcgatcTTGAAGTAGTTTTAGTAATTTGTTAACTTGGCTACTTTTGTATTGGCAATGGTACAAAAAGCAACTTCCGAAACAAAGAATGGTGCAGTAAATCATCTCTGAGACCCCTATTACCTGCTTCTCATCTAGATGAATAGACAAAAGGTCAATCAGTACACTCATTACATGGATCGAGACACTCGATCCCCTATTTATGAAGAAAGACATTCTAAAAGACACTATCATAACAAACTCGTTGTTCAAATCACCTCTTTCGGAACAAAGGTGTACAGAAAATGTCAAAGTCTTAGTCAATTTCATCAATAACCGCTAATTCAAACCCttataatttaatattcaaAGAAGAGTTAAACAGGATATACCTGTGGGTCCTTAACATCATGATAGAAGGGAGATGCAGTATGAAAAACACATTCACATCCCTCAATAGCAGAATTAAAGGAACCTTCTTCCAGTAGATTTGCTTTGAAGAGGTGAAGTCTCTCCTTAGCTCCATCAAGTATGCGTAaatggtttgttttttttggatcaTCTGCGTGAGACGGAAATAAACTTGATTAATATATCATACTAATAGCCATGGCAGGTCAACTATACAGTTGACCTAAGGAAAGAGGGTACTACTTTCCAGTGACTCTCTTACGCAGAAAATCAGAATGAAAAGGGAGAGTCTGTAAACGATGAAAAAAATGCCAATAAACAGGACTGAATAACATTGCTATTCCTCTAATCTATGACACTGCCGCAGTCAAGAAGTTGCAGCCTTCCAAATAGAAACTCCCTAATCCATTGCATGCCATGAAGTTACAAAGAATCTCACATATATTTGCATTTTTGTTACTAAGAATTTTAGAGTAACGAAACCAAAAATGACACTATACCACCTCAATTACCAAGTTATTGCCACCGCCATCACCATTACCGATGTGACTCTAATTTCTTAACTTTTAAATATACCCATCCAAACAATGGACATTGGAATTGATGATtgaaattttcatcaatttaGATTCCATCACTTTGAAAATTCTAAGAACTTTTCAAATTCTTCATCCAAACACAACCTAGAGGAATTAAACTCACGCATCTGCAAGAAACAAAGAGAATGACAATGACTCAATTTGATGCACCCCTTCAAAGTCCAAACTCAGATCTGCATGTAATTTACACAGGGTGACATTATTCAGTGACTGTAGTCTCCGTTGATTGAATCAAAATGGTGTCAGTTTATCTCCTATAGCAAAATCATTCACTGATTGGGCCTTCTTTTGTTCACAAATACTTGTCCATTCATTTCGATGGAGACTAATTCCTCTAGTTGGGTTTCCATACAATACTTGGTCCAAtttcttctcattctttttatttgttatagATTATTTAGCCAATGTCAAGATGAAGAAACATATATGATAAATTGGATTAACTGCAGAGTTCAAATCCATTTCCACTCCCGACATTGATTAACACGTAACGGATACACAAAATCTGATTGCAAACTGAGATCAAGAACTTATATAATCActaaaaaatctaataaatttgACCTCCCAAGAAAACAATTAGTAGCCCATATTCTTCAAAAAGCAATTCCATCGGCTCCCAACACCCAACTCTCACacaagcgaaaaaaaaaaaaaaaaaccaaacccaaTAACCCAGTGTCCTAAATACCCTAAATTATTGTCTCGAATTGCCCTTATAGCTATCAAAAAGTTCAAAGAACATGAAAAACAAATGATAAAAAGCCACAACCAGGAAATGGGAATTGCTTATAATTTGCACGCAGGAACTTCAACGACAAGAATCCAAAAGCTCACCGAGAAACAAAGAATCAGAACCCATAAAAACATTAACACTAGACAAAGACTCCACGATTAAATTACACTTatagagacagagacagagattACTGACTTGGGTCGCGAACAGAGGCCCTGACAGTGTAACCGCCCTGGAGAAGAAACTTGACGAGCCATGAAGCTATGTAGCCGGACGCACCGGTGACGCACACGATCTTCCCTGCTCCACTGCTCATTTTCTTCTCTATCCGATCTTCTTCTTCGGATTCTGTTTACGTTTTGGAATTGGCTTTTGCTTGCTTTCATTAATTTTATAGTAACGCATGGAGATTGGATATAGTAAAACAACCCAACggaattaataaaatagaattttccCCTTTCactttcaggagtttttcaatttgaaccctaaagtttaaaaatttgtaatatatttcataatatttcaatttaaattttttgttactAATTCCCGTTAAATtggacaaaaattaaaaaataaaaagcttgaGAGTAATTgcataattttatagatttctgtccaatttgacgaaaattagtaacgaaatttttaaattgaaaatttttgaaatattaaggggtacattgctaatttttaaactttgagattcaaattgaaaaatcacataaacTTCATGGGTAAAGtcaatttttctcaataaaatatatttttgaggATTTTCTGTTTAGCTtctaaaatattgtttaatttattatattatataagaaATAAGGACCCATGTTCTCTATAATTCTATTGTTTTACTCGTTTAACTAATAACTACCGTATCTATCtcactttaattttattttattgatgtcaaccttttcttttcttttttttttttcttttttttttttttaggttcttTTAACAAGGGATCATCCAAATAGGTTGGAGCCTTGGAATGTAATTTTTAGCTTGTCTTTTAATATATGTCTATTTAGTTTCTATAACCGTTTTGTGCAGTTTTTTTAGAAGATCGGGTTACTTGTTTGACCTATTTTCTATCATTTGTCTGTATTTTTGAACTATTTTAATTCGTTTTAAGCTTGTTGTTGGAAAGCTTACTAATTTTTCGGTTTTAggatttttcactttttcttctttttagatTAAGAGTGTAAATAATCATTCCGAATAAGCCTTCTTCTTATTGACACTCGTGCCCCTATATGGTGGAGGCGAGAAAATAGAGGGGAagggggaaaaagaaaggggGCGGGGACGCCGGGGAGGAGGGAGTTGTAACTCCCTCCCCTCATTTTGCTATGCTCTCTGTGTGCTGTTATCTTCATTCACATGTGAGATACTAATAGCAAGACAAAGGAAaattagcttctttttttcaaaaaaaaaaatttgtggacAAGTGAATATCATtggtaaaataaagaaaaatacaaaggaGGCGAAGAGGACCCTAACAACGACTTCAGTACAAACATGATAATATGTGAGAATTAGTCAAATAAGTAGTCCAGACTTAATAATTTTGACATAGTCTAAGAAAGAGGCCGCTGGGCCACCATCAACAACATTTTTTGAGATAAACCAATGAATGAATTGtcttgagagattttttttttttttttttttttttttttaacatgtccgcataaaaggagaattcaaactagtaacctcgcttcattagacgtggtcccaGTCAATTGAACTATCTCTTATAGACATTGAAAAACATATTATTTGAGACTGCAAGAGAGATTGAATCCGACGACATGGAGTATAACCCCAATCCCATAAACAGACAAAGGCAATTAACCTAAGCTCTCGAATGCACAATACAAGATTTATAAACTTATAGTAAATTCAGAgcaatgacaataaaatttgaTGTAATTCAAAAGAGTTTTATTTTAACTAAACTATTAATCGACAACACTTAATCATTGTCAAAGAAAAACTTTTATTAACTACTCTATTTGCCGCTTGGCTCTTATTAGACCCATCTCACCTATTCATTATTCCGACCTTAACTCAGTAAGCGAATAAATAAACATGTGCTTTCATAGTAAAATCTTATTCTTCTTTGGAAACTCTTAAAATAAGAtaactctgattttttttttttcaataatcatgAAAAAATTCTTCTTCTGAAATTTTATATAGTTTTCATCTTTgatcataaatataaaaagttttaatttctaaaataattCTCATTACTCTGTCTCTCTTCGGTGAGAATCAAATGTACAATGAGGTGGGACTTTCTATGTGATTGTACGACTTAGGGGTGAAAAAGTGagtttcaaatttcttttaaatatatatttttaaaacagtAATCCGTTAACCATTTAAATAATCGATAATCAGCGGttaaccgcttaggcggttgGAAACTCTGTGTTGATGGGGGGAGTACTCTGTGCTAATCAGCAGTTAACTGCCTAGTAGTTAGTGGAAGTTTCACTAACCattaaggcggttacggttagcagttttagccaataaccattaaccgtaaccgtattTTCACTTCTACTGTCCATCATGGCCATTAAATGAAATGGAGTCCTGCTAGcaggacatatattaaaaaataataacaaaaaaaaattgtaatttttttttgttagttaaatttttatgagttaatatttaatttttaatgcatcaaaactaaaatttagggcTGAAAGGTTAATTCTTTAGAGATTGTATCACccaaaaaagatttgattatcctaaatttagtgttaatacctcaaatttaaatttttttttaatatttattttcttcaattttgacTGACGCTCGGATGACCTCATACCGCTGAAAATCTCTACTCAATGAAATGAGTGGGTGAGTTTGAACACGTACGGATGAGCAGAGAATGAACACGTACGGAGAagcagagaagagagagagagagtgaatgCACAGTGCTTTGATGGTGCTGCTGCTCTTCCTTCGTACTCTTGGTTGCAGTAGAGGGTGGGAAATGACAAGACAATGGTAGAAATCATTTCTCTTACAAAAGAATGCTTAATAAAAAGTGCAATTAGGTACTtagagaaaacattttcaaaataaatttatgaaaagtacttagaaaaaaaaaattaatgaaaagtatatatatacgATACAAGTATATTTTTAAAGGTTATTTTCATAAACAGTTTTATGAACAAAGAAAAGTATAAAGAGGAATTATACGTTGGAAACTCTGTGTTGATCGGGGGGAAAGTACGCTCAACATCCCCAATTCGAATGAGATTAATCATTTGAAATCTTAGTTGAGCGGGATAGGGTGTCCAGCCCTTTTGGTTGAATGGGAGAGGACATTCAACACCTAAAGATTAAACGAGATAAGGGTTCGACACAAGTATGCACGTGTACGTTCAAAAACCTTGAAgattaagagtctgtttggaagtacgtttgagaaatagagcttttatgtcaaaaaagtttttgagtaaaattttcatttttaaacttttaccaaaagtgcgttttttgttatttttagacccttaaaagcgcttttaattttttttttcttcaaacgaactttttgactattaaaagtacttttaaacccttcaaacacaatcctaaagAGGATCTAAGAAaatctctttctcattttttacatttagaaaaagagaattttctTACATTATCAAAAGAGAGGGAAATTTTTAAAGGGCTCAAACTCAAATACACATACAATATGGTTAATGGTATATTTACTTACTGATCGAATGTGGACTCTTGAGCTCCACctataaattatcatttgaatTACAATATACACAACAAACACAATCCATCATTATTATTGAGTATGATATTACATCTTAATATTGGAGTATGAGATATACTAATAACAAGTTGAAACACAACAAATACAACTATAACCATCCACCCAATCTATGATTATTGGGGTTGATAATAagattgaaagaaaacaaaatatccTTTATTCCATGCATCCATGATCCATCACAAGGATCTACGTGTAGAAAACAAAATTCCTACCACTCAAGCATTTGAATTCCTCTTTTCATTCCCGCAAATGTTTAGACCACAATAATGCTAATACTAAATACATTCTCTTTTCACTAGAACGATATGACAATATTGCTTATTGAACTTTTccttttatcaaaaattaattcaaaaacaAATGAATACTATCACGTTATGATAATATTGCTTACCGAACTTTTccttttatcaaaaattaagTCAAACACAAATGAGTACCGTCACATCAACTCTGGGGTCACATATGAAATTGAAGTATATAGTACAAATTTGCAGCAACCCATTTAAGTTATAGGACCACCCAATTCATTGCTGGACCAAAAACTCTTTCGACTTTTTACTCACTACTCTCATAATGGCTTGTACAAGGAGTTTCCACCCATTATCTCTCCATTTCAGACAGGCGTGCAAGCACAAACATAACTACATAAACCACACAAATTCTAGAACCCATTTGAAGCACTATATTCCTCACACATTTGGGATTATATTGCCAACACATATAATATACACCTCTTAGTTAGTTTCCTCTCCCACACACCAAGATCAAAGGGGAAACCAAACCCTTCATGGCTTCTTTGCTTCTATCACTCAACAAGTACTCAACCCGCTCACCTATTTCTCAAGGCCTTCTGCCAAGATATTGCAGCTGCAGCAACctcaagaaaaccaaaaatCTGCTTCTTCCAGTCCTAGACAAACCCTTCACACCAAAATGCTTGTCGGTCTCAAGTTTAAGCCCACTGTTGGATGAACCTGCAGAAACGGTAGTTTTTGAGGAGGAAGATGATCAGGAGCAGCCTCTTTGTGAAGTTTGGAAGGAAATTCAAGGCTGCAATGACTGGGAAGGACTGCTAGACCCCATGGATTCCCACCTCCGACGAGAAATCATCCGGTACGGCGAATTCGCACAAGCCTCCTACGATTCCTTCGACTTCGACCCTCACTCCAAATACTGCGGCACCTGCAAATACCAAGGCGCCCATTTCTTCGAAAAGCTGGACATGGCCGACAGAGGCTACCAAATCAGCCGCTATTTATACGCAACTTCCAACATCAACCTCCCAAACTTCTTCCAAAAATCCAAGATGAGCAAGGTGTGGAGCAGACATGCGAATTGGATGGGTTATATTGCGGTGACCACCGACGAGGAAGAGATCAAACGGCTAGGACGGCGAGATATTGTCGTCGCCTGGAGAGGCACCGTCACGTATCTCGAATGGATTTCCGATCTCAAAGACATTCTCCACCCGGCAAATTTCCGGAATGACCCATCAATCAAAATAGAATCTGGGTTTTACGATTTGTACACCGAGAAGGAGAACAACTGCAAATATTGCTCGTTTTCTGCACGCGAACAAGTTCTCGCCGAAATCAAACGCCTTCTTGATTACTACAGGGGAGAAGAAATCAGTCTCACCTTCACTGGGCATAGTCTTGGCGCGGCGTTGGCGATATTAAGCGCTTACGACATAGCCGAGATGAGACTAAACATTGTACGTGACGCCGGTGAATCCGGTGACGCCAAGATTCCGACCACCGTGTACTCCTTCTCCGGTCCTCGAGTGGGCAACCTTAAATTCAAGGAACGGTGTGATGAGCTCGGAGTTAAGGTGCcgtttaaattaattatttataaattaaaaaaagaaaaaaagatgaatttattcatttaattaatttaatttatgattTAATGTTGTAACAGGTTCTGAGAGTCATCAATGTTCATGACAAGGTGCCCGGAGTGCCCGGGATTATAGCAAACGAGAAGCTCCATTTTCAGAAGTACATAGAGGATACGATATCATTTCCATGGAGTTATGCGCATGTTGGGGTGGAGCTTGCGGTGGATCACACGCACAGCCCATTTCTAAAGCAAACGAATGATCCTGGTTGTGCGCACAATTTGGAGGCGCTTCTGCACTTGGTGGATGGCTACCACGGCAAGGGGCGGCGGTTTTGCTTGGTGACGAAGAGGGATATCGCCCTTGTCAACAAATGCTGCGATTTCTTGAGGGGTGAGTATGGGGTGCCGCCGTACTGGCGGCAGGATGAGAACAAAGGGATGGTGAGGAGCGGCGATGGGCGGTGGGTTTTGCCGGAGAGGCCCAGAGTGGAGGCCCATCCACCGGATATGGCCCACCACCTTGAACAAGTGCTTAAGATTGCTCGTTCTGATCATGAAGTTGATCATCAATAAGCACCATGGGAATTGGGAACTGACTGTAAAATTTGACTCTGGCTTTGGGTAATTAATGTGCATTTTTTTACCTTGCTCGGTagttttctgtttggttgctgggaaacATTATCAAAAGCTGCCACATTGCagtcttttccttgtttttgtataCTTCTCGTACTTACCATAtcatcacccaaaaaaaaaaaaaaaaaaaaacacagcaaTAAGAGTAGCACAATTAGCAGAGACATGCTCGAGTCATCTGTACTTTTTCTTTGAGTATCAATGAAAATCCCACGTTCTAGCTTAAAAAAAAGACATGATAATGAATCAAGCTGACATTAAttgatcaaattaataaattggACCATTCAAGGAGGGGAAGGTGGGAAGGCCATCAGGCAGATGGCACTAGTGGGAGGACCATTATTATTCATGTCTCTATCTCCATTGCCATATTACTCATATTAGTAAGATAAATAATCCATTTGAATTTTCATATCAACGTTTTTCATTCACTTCCAGAGGAAAAAAATAGATAAGTCTTTATTCATAAACTTCCTTTTCAATACTATTAATGAACGATTAAGGAAGAGATATTAATAGATAAGATAAGGATCATGtatatatcccaaaaaaaaGGTAGCTAGCTAGGTTAACATCGGGAGTGGTTAAGGCTTATGAAGGTTGATTGGCAAACATCACCATCATAATACTCTTGGAGACTAGCTAATTTTCAAACAtcaattttttacattaaaaaaaaaaaaatccaaaataattatttaatctaataTAAAAAGGACAGTACTGATaatcaataattaatgatgttaatcTCAGTGTAGCTAACATTGCACGTAAAACAGGACAGTCATGAATGTGAAATCTGGTGTGCAGTTGGCATAGGGTGGTCACCAAGGGAAGTACACTATAGAAGAGAATTAAACTACTAATTaagacacccaaaaaaaaaaaaaaatcgagaaattatacaccacattaaacattAGAGAAATCTTCTACAAAACTTTTACCTTGCAATATTCTCGACCTCTCCAGTAAGCCAACAGCTCTATTGCTATTGGATTATAATTAACGGGGAGAAAATTTTATAACGGTTAAATCTTTGAAAGAGAGCAGTGCAAAAGAGAATATAGTAGAGTGAGATGAGGGAGTTACACCTCCTTTCTCCTTCCCCTTGCCCCTCATTTTTACGGCCTCTACTGTAAATTGATCAGGGCGCGTGTGTTGGTCCTCAGAGTGCTTTCTAGTGGCGCGtagtttttaaataagaatatattatctctatatatgtttttagtAATGATCTATGGGGTGgagttttattcgttttcttaggttttgtttttatgaatcaTTAAAAATAACGAAATTGGTTTCCGatcggtcttttgttttcttatggttcattttTTGAGAGCAAACCATAGACTAATGACGAAAGAGTTATCATACATAAAGAATAATTGTCACTACGGTAAAGGCAATGAAAGGAATTgtgattgataaagcactagtagcacagataaaaataaaaagggaaacaAAGACTTGGCAGCAAATAAAGACGTGATTCGTTGAATTGTTTGAGACGGtgacttttcatagatattATCTTATAATAGCTCGAGAGGCTATTATGTAtttcatagataatgtttgagttgtgaagatttcaaattatatctgTGGTATTGTACTAAGCATTTTGCccaatttgattgttatatcaatgaagagataattcgttcaaaaaaaaaaaaaaaaaaaacagctatACTGCTCGTTTGGACAAACAgtaattctctcaatttcaaatcaaattgaTAGTACtcatttcataattaaaattcaaagTTTGTGCatttaatgatgtatatatatatatatatataaatatatatattgatttcatGTACACCATTAAATGTATTGACTTTAAATATGACCCGTTCTATAGACTATAGAGATTATGTTCCCATataattttgaagaaataataaattcttaaattaagtaattttagctatttt from Corylus avellana chromosome ca10, CavTom2PMs-1.0 includes:
- the LOC132163655 gene encoding phospholipase A1-Igamma3, chloroplastic, translating into MASLLLSLNKYSTRSPISQGLLPRYCSCSNLKKTKNLLLPVLDKPFTPKCLSVSSLSPLLDEPAETVVFEEEDDQEQPLCEVWKEIQGCNDWEGLLDPMDSHLRREIIRYGEFAQASYDSFDFDPHSKYCGTCKYQGAHFFEKLDMADRGYQISRYLYATSNINLPNFFQKSKMSKVWSRHANWMGYIAVTTDEEEIKRLGRRDIVVAWRGTVTYLEWISDLKDILHPANFRNDPSIKIESGFYDLYTEKENNCKYCSFSAREQVLAEIKRLLDYYRGEEISLTFTGHSLGAALAILSAYDIAEMRLNIVRDAGESGDAKIPTTVYSFSGPRVGNLKFKERCDELGVKVLRVINVHDKVPGVPGIIANEKLHFQKYIEDTISFPWSYAHVGVELAVDHTHSPFLKQTNDPGCAHNLEALLHLVDGYHGKGRRFCLVTKRDIALVNKCCDFLRGEYGVPPYWRQDENKGMVRSGDGRWVLPERPRVEAHPPDMAHHLEQVLKIARSDHEVDHQ